From one Agathobaculum sp. NTUH-O15-33 genomic stretch:
- a CDS encoding aminotransferase class I/II-fold pyridoxal phosphate-dependent enzyme: protein MQTHKRALRRPRGQMSKINRLLPFTTAPLYHALQLMATGDAARFHMPGHKGEPVFTTYADLFAIDFTETYGTGNLYLGEGPIRDAEVAAACYFEAGDCFFLTGGSTQGVLAMLATAAGAGGSVLLDRGCHKSVCAACALLDLTPYFFSSELIEPFAVPGALDIAEAERQLIAHPEIRAVMLTSPTYYGVRRDIPAFADLCAAYGKKLLVDAAHGAHFPAVGLPTPIAEGADLAVLSIHKTLPCLGQGAVLLMGDRIDRRGLRENTALFGTSSPSYPILSSIDLARAYVEGPGHIAYLRAATACEDLRRFVDARTRFSALGTGDFPDLDPCRLTVSTAGTDMTGQALSDALWSEFGVACEMADERNAVFILTCSDSGSSLRRLRRALRKLSRRAQKGEVPHPAAPFPPAERVLSVRQAHFSHHGRVPVETAAGMVCARPVTPYPPGIPLLWPGEKITDSHIELLQERWYNKIDDIYVVITD from the coding sequence ATGCAGACGCATAAGCGCGCCCTGCGCCGGCCGCGCGGGCAGATGAGCAAGATCAACCGGCTTTTGCCGTTTACCACCGCGCCGCTCTACCACGCCCTACAGCTGATGGCCACGGGCGACGCGGCGCGCTTTCACATGCCCGGGCACAAGGGCGAGCCTGTGTTCACCACCTATGCCGACCTGTTTGCGATAGACTTTACCGAGACCTACGGCACCGGCAACCTGTATTTGGGCGAAGGCCCCATACGGGACGCGGAGGTGGCCGCCGCGTGCTATTTTGAGGCAGGTGACTGCTTTTTCCTGACCGGCGGCTCGACGCAGGGCGTGCTGGCCATGCTGGCCACCGCCGCCGGGGCGGGCGGCAGCGTGCTGCTTGACCGGGGCTGTCATAAATCGGTTTGCGCGGCCTGCGCGCTGCTCGATCTAACGCCCTATTTTTTCTCTTCCGAGCTGATCGAGCCGTTTGCCGTGCCCGGCGCGCTCGATATCGCCGAGGCGGAACGGCAGTTGATCGCCCACCCGGAGATTCGCGCGGTGATGCTCACCTCACCAACCTATTACGGCGTTCGCCGCGATATCCCTGCTTTTGCCGACCTATGCGCGGCTTACGGCAAAAAACTGCTGGTCGACGCGGCGCACGGCGCGCATTTTCCGGCGGTCGGCCTGCCCACGCCGATCGCGGAGGGCGCCGATCTGGCGGTGCTGTCCATTCATAAAACGCTGCCCTGTCTGGGGCAGGGCGCGGTGCTGCTCATGGGCGACCGGATCGACCGGCGCGGCCTGCGCGAAAACACCGCGCTGTTCGGCACGTCGAGCCCGTCCTATCCGATTTTATCGTCGATCGATCTGGCGCGCGCTTATGTCGAGGGGCCGGGCCATATCGCCTACCTGCGCGCGGCCACGGCCTGCGAGGACCTGCGCCGCTTTGTCGATGCGCGCACGCGCTTTTCGGCCTTGGGCACGGGCGATTTCCCCGATCTGGATCCCTGCCGGCTGACCGTGAGCACCGCGGGCACCGATATGACCGGACAGGCGCTTTCGGACGCCCTTTGGAGCGAGTTTGGCGTCGCCTGCGAGATGGCGGACGAGCGAAACGCCGTGTTTATCCTGACCTGCTCGGATAGCGGCTCTTCGCTGCGGCGGCTGCGGCGCGCGCTGCGAAAGCTCAGCCGCCGGGCGCAAAAAGGGGAAGTGCCGCATCCGGCCGCCCCGTTTCCGCCCGCCGAGCGGGTCCTGTCGGTGCGGCAGGCGCATTTTTCCCACCACGGCCGCGTGCCGGTCGAGACTGCCGCGGGCATGGTATGCGCCCGCCCGGTAACGCCCTATCCGCCGGGAATCCCGCTGCTTTGGCCGGGTGAGAAAATCACCGACTCGCACATTGAATTGTTGCAAGAAAGATGGTACAATAAAATAGACGACATTTATGTAGTAATAACAGACTGA
- a CDS encoding cyclic-di-AMP receptor has protein sequence MKMVLAIINYDDAQDVINNLMKAGFSITKLATTGGFLKAGNVTILIGLDEDKLDAAFDIIREHSSSRKQVIPTTAELGMGFFPSTPVQVEVGGATVFVLNVERFEKL, from the coding sequence ATGAAAATGGTACTTGCGATCATCAATTACGACGACGCGCAGGACGTGATAAACAATTTGATGAAGGCTGGGTTTTCCATCACCAAGCTGGCGACGACCGGCGGCTTTCTCAAGGCCGGCAACGTCACCATCCTGATTGGTCTGGACGAGGATAAGCTCGACGCGGCGTTCGACATCATCCGCGAGCATTCCTCTTCCCGCAAGCAGGTCATCCCGACCACGGCGGAGCTGGGCATGGGCTTTTTCCCGTCCACCCCGGTGCAGGTCGAGGTAGGCGGCGCGACCGTGTTCGTGCTGAACGTGGAGCGCTTTGAAAAGCTGTGA
- a CDS encoding PSP1 domain-containing protein: protein MTNIIGVRFKPNGKMYYFDPQGIPVAAGEDVIVETARGLEFAKAVQGNTEVPDQNIVQPLKRMVRIATDADRQTLQRNLRRADEAFVICKRKIEEHGLEMNLVTVECTFDMSKMLFYFTADGRVDFRELVKDLAGVFRTRIELRQIGVRDEAKMIGGLGACGRELCCSSYLEEFHPVSINMAKEQNLSLNPAKISGTCGRLMCCLKYEHEAYAELQKVTPKNGSVVDTPEGRGRVVSTQMLRGTCRVQLDDGPEHSPEQFQCTECCMVRGGCKNRPCAAAHEGVETKKPAEPRPAPAPVRAPEPEDAAPEEIMLEGEQPQAADGAPRRRRRRGGRRRSGKKPGEGAGSAPAEQPE from the coding sequence TTGACCAATATTATCGGAGTCCGTTTTAAACCAAACGGAAAAATGTATTATTTTGACCCGCAAGGCATTCCCGTCGCCGCGGGGGAGGACGTGATCGTGGAGACCGCGCGCGGGCTGGAATTTGCAAAGGCCGTGCAGGGCAACACCGAGGTGCCCGATCAGAATATCGTCCAGCCGCTCAAGCGTATGGTGCGCATCGCGACAGACGCCGACCGGCAAACGCTCCAGCGCAACCTGCGCCGCGCGGACGAGGCTTTTGTCATCTGCAAGCGCAAGATCGAGGAGCACGGGCTTGAAATGAACCTTGTCACGGTCGAGTGCACGTTTGACATGAGCAAAATGCTGTTTTATTTCACGGCCGATGGCCGCGTCGATTTCCGCGAGCTGGTCAAAGACCTCGCGGGCGTGTTCCGCACCCGGATCGAGCTGCGGCAGATCGGCGTGCGCGACGAAGCCAAGATGATCGGCGGCCTTGGCGCCTGCGGGCGCGAGCTGTGCTGTTCCTCCTATTTGGAGGAGTTCCACCCGGTCTCGATCAATATGGCGAAGGAACAGAACCTTTCGCTCAACCCGGCCAAGATTTCCGGCACGTGCGGCAGGCTGATGTGCTGCCTGAAATATGAGCACGAGGCCTATGCCGAGCTGCAAAAGGTGACCCCGAAAAACGGCAGCGTGGTCGATACGCCCGAGGGCCGCGGCCGCGTCGTTTCCACCCAAATGCTGCGCGGCACCTGCCGCGTGCAGCTCGACGACGGCCCCGAGCATTCGCCGGAGCAGTTCCAGTGCACGGAATGCTGCATGGTACGCGGCGGCTGTAAAAACCGTCCCTGCGCGGCGGCTCACGAAGGGGTAGAGACGAAAAAGCCCGCGGAGCCCCGTCCCGCGCCCGCGCCGGTCCGCGCCCCGGAACCGGAGGACGCTGCGCCGGAAGAGATTATGCTGGAAGGCGAACAGCCGCAGGCCGCCGATGGCGCGCCCCGCCGCAGAAGAAGACGCGGCGGCCGCCGCCGCAGCGGTAAAAAGCCCGGAGAGGGCGCAGGCTCCGCGCCGGCGGAGCAACCGGAATAA
- a CDS encoding S-layer homology domain-containing protein, with protein MKRFLSAVLAAAMLLVSIPAAFAASDIDKHWSRTYITALNKQGVINPASDGTYKPDQAIMRWEFMRYINRAFGFTEKAQISFTDVKSSDTYYSTVQTAVEYGYINGVGDDKMDPTGTLTREQAATILGRLHKYTPTGTAASMSFTDKDKISKYAVSYVAEAVDKGYINGYTDGSFMPQRAVTRGEIAKILYFFMGSSLHTANGTLTESDFEDDTKNASISAAGTLSDATVEGNLYITEGVTTGTVNLRNVKVEGDIIVSGGDVTMDGVSAARMVVKNLRGITPQITCTGNTNIGKTEVLSSGTLRESGLDVSAGGLSDLTLDGENLSLTLDAQVWDINVEKPASLLTTGSTEINTLTCNAKVAVTGGGSIQKAVLNASGCELLMKPGSYELMSGVTATIAGESVSSSNGVTVSPGTFSFDINNTDTLAHSYDFSFGADKNDLQRVECDGKTLSQGTDYNLLTDKNGIRVYKKYLTTLKAGTFSMDLIFRDGSKGAILISTVDSALTAVSPSKITYDKYDGSANHTELSVTVTLPTGTTLSSVKIGSTVLERGTDYVYDGSSGLVTFKHELLDKKNTGSYTISFVPSRGATHSCTLEVTDTSPVNTVSPAEADFDANTQSGGYADLTVSLVPADDAELKYIRCNGKTLEEDWQYVVNGSTVKINRSAVSDFAENNANYADFTFVMTKGKNPTLRVNFVTTFALTAQVVDDLGLPIEGVVVSFTPTETEKGTPAQNATTDKDGKATVYVKRGSYTLAASDSRFTNPISQTLSVSSGRTVKLTGEILETVEITVTDTTGAKLSGAVVTIGGKSVTTGADGLAAFTVKRANYTAQVTCSGYTMQTLPLIVNGTVRERVILK; from the coding sequence GTGAAAAGATTTTTGTCCGCCGTCCTTGCGGCAGCCATGCTGCTCGTATCGATCCCCGCCGCCTTTGCGGCAAGCGATATCGATAAGCACTGGTCCAGAACCTATATTACCGCGCTCAATAAGCAGGGCGTCATCAACCCTGCCTCTGATGGGACGTACAAGCCCGATCAGGCGATCATGCGCTGGGAATTCATGCGCTATATCAACCGGGCGTTCGGCTTTACGGAAAAAGCACAGATCAGCTTTACCGATGTGAAAAGTTCGGACACCTACTATTCCACCGTGCAGACCGCGGTGGAATACGGTTACATCAACGGTGTGGGCGATGATAAAATGGACCCGACCGGCACGCTGACGCGCGAGCAGGCCGCGACCATTTTGGGCCGTCTGCATAAGTACACGCCCACGGGCACGGCCGCCTCCATGTCGTTCACCGATAAGGACAAGATCAGCAAGTACGCGGTCAGCTATGTGGCCGAAGCGGTCGATAAGGGCTATATCAACGGCTATACGGACGGCTCGTTTATGCCGCAGCGCGCGGTAACGCGCGGCGAGATCGCCAAGATCCTTTATTTCTTCATGGGCTCCTCGCTGCACACGGCAAACGGCACGCTGACCGAGTCCGATTTTGAGGACGACACCAAAAATGCCTCGATCTCGGCCGCGGGCACCCTGTCGGACGCGACCGTGGAAGGCAACCTTTACATCACCGAAGGCGTGACGACCGGCACGGTCAACCTGCGCAACGTCAAGGTGGAAGGGGATATCATCGTTTCCGGCGGCGACGTCACGATGGACGGCGTATCCGCTGCCCGCATGGTCGTGAAAAATCTGCGCGGCATCACGCCGCAGATCACCTGCACGGGCAACACCAATATCGGCAAGACCGAGGTGCTTTCCTCCGGTACGCTGCGGGAGAGCGGGCTCGATGTGAGCGCGGGCGGCCTGTCCGACCTGACGCTCGACGGCGAAAACCTTTCGCTGACGCTGGACGCGCAGGTGTGGGACATCAATGTGGAAAAGCCGGCTTCTCTGCTCACGACCGGCAGCACCGAGATCAATACCTTGACCTGCAACGCCAAGGTCGCGGTCACCGGCGGCGGCTCGATCCAGAAGGCGGTTCTGAACGCGTCCGGCTGCGAACTGCTGATGAAGCCCGGCAGCTATGAGCTGATGAGCGGCGTGACCGCGACAATCGCGGGAGAATCGGTTTCTTCCTCGAACGGCGTTACGGTATCGCCGGGCACCTTCTCGTTCGATATCAACAACACCGATACGCTGGCGCATTCCTATGACTTTTCCTTTGGCGCGGACAAAAACGATTTGCAGCGCGTCGAGTGCGACGGCAAGACCCTCAGCCAAGGCACCGACTACAACCTGCTTACCGATAAGAACGGCATTCGCGTGTACAAGAAATACCTGACCACGCTCAAGGCCGGCACCTTTTCGATGGATCTGATCTTCCGCGACGGCAGCAAGGGCGCGATCCTGATCTCCACCGTGGACTCCGCGCTCACCGCGGTCAGCCCGTCCAAGATCACCTACGATAAGTATGATGGTTCGGCCAACCATACCGAGCTGTCCGTCACCGTTACGCTGCCCACGGGCACTACGCTGTCGAGTGTCAAAATCGGCAGCACCGTGCTGGAACGCGGCACCGATTATGTGTACGACGGCTCTAGCGGCCTTGTGACATTCAAGCACGAGCTGCTGGATAAAAAGAATACCGGTTCGTATACGATCAGCTTTGTGCCCAGCCGCGGTGCGACGCACTCCTGCACGTTGGAGGTAACCGACACCTCGCCGGTCAACACGGTTTCGCCCGCCGAGGCGGATTTTGACGCGAACACCCAGTCGGGCGGCTATGCCGATCTGACCGTATCGCTCGTACCGGCGGACGACGCTGAACTCAAGTACATCCGCTGCAACGGCAAAACGCTGGAAGAGGATTGGCAATACGTGGTGAACGGCTCCACGGTCAAGATCAACCGGTCGGCCGTTTCGGATTTCGCGGAGAACAACGCCAATTACGCCGATTTTACCTTTGTTATGACAAAGGGCAAAAACCCGACGCTGCGCGTCAACTTTGTCACCACCTTTGCGCTGACCGCGCAGGTCGTCGACGATCTGGGCCTGCCGATCGAAGGCGTGGTCGTTTCCTTTACGCCGACCGAGACCGAGAAGGGCACGCCCGCCCAGAACGCCACCACCGATAAGGACGGCAAGGCGACCGTTTATGTCAAGCGCGGTTCCTATACGCTGGCCGCCTCGGACAGCCGCTTTACCAACCCGATCAGCCAGACACTGAGTGTTTCTTCGGGCCGTACCGTCAAGCTGACCGGTGAAATACTGGAAACGGTCGAAATTACGGTAACGGATACCACCGGCGCCAAGCTTTCGGGCGCGGTCGTCACCATCGGCGGTAAAAGCGTTACCACCGGCGCGGACGGTTTGGCCGCGTTTACCGTAAAGCGGGCCA